One segment of Triticum aestivum cultivar Chinese Spring chromosome 2A, IWGSC CS RefSeq v2.1, whole genome shotgun sequence DNA contains the following:
- the LOC123187942 gene encoding peroxisomal (S)-2-hydroxy-acid oxidase GLO4, which yields MENNLPVNICEYQELAKKALPKMHYDYINGGAEDEHTLRDNIAAYGRILLRPRVLVDVSNIDMSINLLGYDMPSPIIVAPTGSHKLANPEGEVATARAAAACNTLMVLSFSASCKIEEVASSCNAIRFYQLYVFKNRDISATLVQRAESHGFKAIVLTVDTPMLGRREADIRNKMVAPANANLEGLMPIDDLDTTDGSKLEKYARDTLDPSLSWKDVEWLKSITSLPILLKGIVTAEDARKAVEAGAAGIIVSNHGARQLDYAPATISALEEVVKAVAGAVPVLVDGGVRRGTDVLKALALGARAVMVGRPVLYGLAARGQAGAKHVIEMLNRELELAMALCGCRSVAEITRDRVQTEGDRFRSLL from the exons ATGGAGAATAATCTACCAGTCAATATTTGTGAGTATCAAGAACTCGCCAAGAAAGCACTGCCAAAGATGCACTATGATTATATCAATGGAGGAGCGGAGGATGAACACACATTGAGGGACAACATTGCAGCATATGGAAGAATTTT GTTGCGACCTCGGGTTCTTGTAGATGTCAGCAACATAGACATGTCAATAAACTTATTGGGATATGACATGCCCTCGCCCATAATTGTTGCACCAACGGGATCACACAAATTGGCAAATCCAGAAG GGGAGGTGGCTACAGCAAGAGCTGCAGCAGCATGTAATACCTTAATG GTGCTATCCTTCTCAGCCAGTTGCAAAATCGAAGAAGTTGCCTCCAGTTGTAATGCCATTCGTTTTTACCAGTTATAT GTGTTTAAGAACAGAGATATTTCAGCAACATTGGTACAACGGGCTGAGAGTCATGGGTTCAAGGCAATTGTTTTGACAGTTGACACTCCTATGCTCGGTCGACGTGAAGCAGATATCAGAAATAA AATGGTTGCTCCTGCGAATGCAAACCTCGAAGGTTTGATGCCAATAGATGATCTCGATACG ACGGACGGGTCGAAGCTTGAGAAGTACGCGCGCGACACGCTGGACCCGTCTTTATCATGGAAG GACGTGGAGTGGCTGAAATCCATAACCAGCCTGCCCATTCTACTGAAGGGCATCGTGACCGCCGAGGACG CCAGGAAAGCAGTGGAGGCCGGGGCAGCCGGCATCATCGTGTCCAACCACGGCGCTCGGCAGCTCGACTACGCGCCGGCCACCATATCCGCCCTCGAAGAG gtagtgaaggcggtggcgggggcggtCCCGGTGCTGGTGGACGgcggagtccggcgggggaccgaCGTGCTCAAGGCGCTGGCGCTGGGGGCACGGGCAGTCATGGTGGGGAGGCCGGTGCTGTACGGGCTGGCGGCGAGGGGCCAGGCGGGGGCGAAGCACGTGATCGAGATGCTCAACAGGGAGCTGGAGCTGGCCATGGCGCTCTGCGGCTGCCGGAGCGTCGCCGAGATCACCCGGGACCGCGTGCAGACCGAGGGCGACCGGTTCAGGTCGCTGCTCTGA
- the LOC123187944 gene encoding DNA-directed RNA polymerases II, IV and V subunit 6A translates to MADDDYNEVDMGYEDEPPEADIEEGVEEDPENNEDAPDDVVGGEGEEKEQEKTARPRNTTKYMTKYERARILGTRALQISMNAPVMVELEGETDPLEIAMKELRARKIPFTIRRYLPDGSYEDWGVDELIVEDSWKRQVGGD, encoded by the exons ATGGCGGACGACGATTACAATGAAGTTGACATGGG GTATGAGGATGAGCCTCCAGAAGCTGATATTGAG GAAGGGGTTGAAGAAGATCCTGAGAACAATGAggatgcccctgatgatgtggtaGGGGGTGAGGGTGAAGAAAAGGAACAGGAAAAGACTGCCCGTCCACGCAATACAACAAAATATATGACCAAGTATGAGCGGGCACGCATCCTTGGCACACGTGCTTTGCAGATAAG CATGAATGCCCCAGTTATGGTTGAGCTTGAGGGCGAAACTGATCCTCTTGAG ATTGCCATGAAAGAACTGAGAGCACGCAAGATCCCCTTCACGATTAGGCGGTACTTACCTGATGGAAG CTACGAGGACTGGGGAGTCGACGAGCTCATTGTGGAGGACTCGTGGAAGCGTCAGGTTGGCGGGGACTAA